In Exiguobacterium sp. 9-2, the genomic window ATCCAGGGACCAAAAAGAAATAGGCGACGGAACGCACAGGACGTACTAATAGGTTCAGACGTGCTTGTCGCTCGAATAGGTGTTCCATTGCGATGTTCCTTTCTGTCTGACGAAGCGGGCAACTTCAACGTCACTGATATAATCTGGATCACGCTTTCCGTCACGTCGGATGATCCATTCGCTGATGAAGTAGAGCGGTGTTAAGATCGCAAATATCGCAACAAACATCTGCCAGAATGGTCTATCGATCGTCTGAATGATGACGACCGTCAAGACGGCGTACAACAGAACATGACTACCGATACGGAGTAGAAATTGCCGGCGAACTTGTGCGTTTGAGAGATAGTCTTCTAAAATTTCTCGTTTTTTTAGTTGATAACGAAAATCGGAGGCGAGAAAAATGGCTGGAATCGCCAAAATCAGCATCGGGAGATCCTTCCATTCAATCAAGATACCGACTGTTATGAACAGAAACATGTTCCAATACCAGCGTGTGCCGAGCCATTCAACGTCCCGGTACGCGAGGGCAAGTTTTTGTAGACGTTCTTCTCGATCCGTTTGCATGACATCGTCTCCTTTAGCAAGCTTGATGAATTTCTTTTTCCGTCACATACGTTGGATCAATCTTTCGTGAGATGTTCTCTAGCGTTTTTCGGCAGATCCAGTAAAACGGAATGACGACGATGATCAGACCGATTAAGAAAGACATGTTCGGGCGATCAGCTGCCCAGACAATCAGGGCGGCAAGCGCTCCGTATTGTAAGATGCCGATCAAGACATGCACCTGATAGAGACGTCTTGCTGATGCCTCTGATGAATATTTCGCGACAAGCGCGAACCGCTTGCGTTGTACGAGCATGTCATAGCCAAAATACAATAATGGGACGATCATCGCATAAACCGGCTTCTCAAGTGTGTTACTGAGTGCTAAAAATGCTGCAAGCATGACCCATATGCCGGTCTTTGTCTTTTGGTGCATCTCTTCGTATAACGTCGCTAATGCTTCCGTTTGTGTATGTACGTGTTCCATGATCTCCCACCTCTCTATACTGTCATATACTTACATTTTACTGTATCGGTTTCACCTGTAGTGCGATTTTTCAAAAAAAAGATGTCCTGTCGCTTCGGACAAGACATCTTTCATTAGAGACTATGCACTGACCTGAATGATGAGGTAGATGACACTATAGGCAACGATCGCGAGCGGTATTAACGCGACACCGATCAGCCAGCCATTTTTGTCACGGATACCGAGATATAAGACGAGACACCCTACGATGAAGGCGATTAATGTCGTAAACGGATTCATGGTTGTTCCCCCTCTAATTGTTTCTGCTCTTAAATTTCCCGCTCCACTCGTCTCATAAACCCTTCAAGGCGCTTCGACACACAACGAAAAGCCAGACGGATTTCCGCCTGGCTTGTTCATTGTTAACTTATTTTTTCGTGATGACGACTGTTTTTGTAACGACGTGTCCACCAAGATCCTTCAGTTTCAAGTTGTACGTGTTTTTTCCTTTTTTGAGCGTCACTTTTTTCGTGATCGTCTTTTTGAAGGCTTTCATGACGTACGGTTCTTTGAACGTCCGGCGGTATTCCGCGCTACCATTGAAGTCGAAGCGTAATTCGCTGTAGTTATCGCGAAGTACGATCTTCATCTCAGCTGTTTTTGTTTTACTTGAGACGGTTTTTGGTGCTGTGACGCGAATCGTTGGTAATTCTGTGTCGATGATGACTTGACGGTTGAACGCCACACGATTTCCTTTTCCATCGTATGCTTCGACCTTGAATGACTTGACGCCATCTGTCGTGTACGTCACGTCATGGCTGAACGCATAGTTTTGTTGGGCTGCATCGAAACGCAGTTTAACAGTTTTTCCGTTGATCTTGAACGATTTGATACCTGACTCATCAGAGACATGACCCGCGATATTGATGACTTTTGATGTTGCAAGACCAAGAGCGACCGGTGTATCGATTTGAACATTTGGTACGGCTTTATCAACGCCTGTCGTGTTGACGTCTTTTTTCACACTGTTTCCAGCATAGTCTTTGACGACGAAGGCAATCTTCGCGCGCTCCGGCAGATCCGTCAACGTGTACGCTTTTTCTGTTGCGGCAAGTGGTTGCTTTAAGACACTCTTGCCATTGACGAGGATATCGTATGACGCAACTCCTGTTCCTTGGTCGCCTGCTGTCCATGAAAGTGTTGATTTCGCAGCATCCCATTTCACAGTAGCTGCTGGTTTTTTCGTATCGACATAGACTGGGAAGAGATTCGTCTGCCATTTTGCGTTCGGATAATCGATCACCGATTTGACTTTGTAGTAGTAAAGACCATCTTTGACCGGTTTCCCGTTGATCGTTCCGTCCCAAGCAGCGCTTGTGACTGGTGTGTAGCCGTCCTCTGAACCGCTGTCGTAGTAGTTCTTGACGACGTCCGTTTGCATATCAAGCTTCTGAAGTGTTGTTTTATTCCGGTCAAGAATCGAATACTCGACTTTTTTCGCATTGCGAAGGAATGAGATGATCGGGAAAGCTTCATCTGCGCTACCGTCGTTGTTCGGTGAGAACGAGACTTTGTTCGCGACAACTTTTCCAGCGGCATTCGTACCAAGGAATTCGAAATCATCCTTCACTTCAGTCGCTAGACCTGTCAATCCATAGAACGTGTTGTTTTTATCGTACAATGGTGCATCTAAAATCGGAGCTTGATCCCATTTTCCTTTGAACCCAACATAAGGAACTGTCAGTTCTGGATTTTTGCTCTTCGTATCGATCAGACGGACGAATCCTTCGACGAAGTAGCCGTTTTTAAAGACTTGTTCAAGCGGAAGCTCGTTCGCCCAGTCAGTTGTGTTCTTCAAATCGACTGACACGCTGACTTTCGTTGAGCTCTTCGGATTAATCGAGACTGAACTCGCTTTCTTCGAGCCGACTGCAAATGAGATCGGGTATGTGCCTGTGTTGGCATCTACCGTACCGATCGTTCCTTTTTTGAAGATTCCATTTGCTTCAAGGAAGTTCGATCCTTTTGCACCGAGATCTGATTGAACCGTTCCCGCTAGCTTATACGTCACTTTTTCATTGCTGTAGTTTTTTAAATCAAGCGTGAATGTGAACTTCTCGCCGACTTCCTTCAAGGATGCCTTGCCTTCACCTGACTTTGTCTCTGTGATGACGACTGGTGTCTTCATCGCAGCACGAAGATCCATCAGTCCAGCTCCCTCACGACGTGGGGAGTAGAAGTTGCCTGTTTTCAATTGTGCGTTGTATTTTCCTTGATCGAGTTGCGGACGCGATGTATTCATCAAGATGTTTTTGGCGAGTTTAACGCGTGTTGCACCAGTGACTTTGAAGTCCTTCGCAATCCGTTGCATGACGAGTGCTGTTCCTCCAGCGACGTGTGGTGCTGCCATCGATGTACCGCTCATGACGCCATACTCGTTATCATTAAGCGTCGAATAGATTTTCCCACCTGGTGCCGTGATTTCCGGCTTGAAGTCAAGGCTTGGCGTGACACCCCATGACGTGAAGTCAGACATTTGTCCTGCGACCGGGTTATCGGTTGAGACCGCTTTTCCGTCAAATGTCACTGCGATTGCCTTGCCTTCTTTTGCTTTTGCTTCGAGATCATTCCCGTCCGCGATGCTAAGCGTCACGAGTGGAATCGTCGGATTGTTGAGCGCCATGCTGACGTAATCCCCATGATCGATTTTACCACGGACGATGACACCTGCTGCGCCTTGCTTCTCAGCTTCTGCTTGAATCATGCTGTAGTTAAAATCACCTGTTCGCACGACGAAGACGAGTTTCCCTTTGACGTCTTTACCTTCATAGTTCGAAGCTTGACCGTCACCGACATACACGACATCCTTCTTCTCTTTATCGAAGACGGCAATCGGATTCGGCGAATCTTGTTTTTGGTATGCCAAATAACCGGCATCCTGACCGTCGATCGTCAGCGCCATGCCTTCAAGCGTCAATTTCGTATTTTCGAGTGACGCGACTTGGAGCGCCTGGCTCGTCAATCCTGGTGCACCAACGACACCGATATCCGGGTTTGCTGTATATGGATTACCCGCACCATGACCTGCAAACGCCGAGTTACCAGCAGAGATCGCACACAAGATACCGTTGTTCATCGCGTTGACGATCGCGCGTTGCTCCGGATCATCTGCGTTGACGAACGATGCCGTCGAACCCAGGCTCATGTTGATGACGTCCGCTCCAAGTGCGATGGCATCATCGATTGCTTTGATGTAGATATCACTAAATGTCGATGGCATCCCTGGATCGTTACCGAAGACCTTCATCGCAAGGAGCTGTGTTTCTGGAGCGACCCCTTTAATGCCGCCGTTCGCTTCATCCCCGTTTGCTCCGACCGTACCTGCGACGTGCATCCCGTGCATCGATGCCCCCGCACCTAAGTCACGGATTTCGCTGTCGTGATCGGCATAGTTATAGCCGTACGGTACTTTTTCCGTGAAGTACTTTCCTTTTAAGCCTTTTGTTTCTTTCGCACTCTCGACCTTCGAAGAGGTTAAATCCACCTTTGTCTCTGGACTCAAGACCATGTCCTTGTGCGATGGATCAATCCCCGTATCGATGACCGCGACGACGGTTCCTTCCCCTTTGAAGCCATAGTCCTGCCACGTTTCCTTCGCATTGACCATGTCCTTGCTGTACAGCATGTCTGGCTTGGCACCTTTATCGACGGTTGGGCGCGCATATTCGTGCGCGATATGTACACTTTTGACTCCTTCGAGTTGTTTGATATCTTCGATGTCACCGAACTTCACTTCACCACTGAATCCGTTGATGACGGTTGTGAAGCTTTCTTTATATGTAACAGGAATCGCCTTTTTAGCGATAGCTGACTTGACTGATTTTTGGACGCTGACGAGTCGATCCTTGATCGATTCCTTTTCGGCATTACTCAATGTGCTATACCGCTTGTTTTGAGCTTGGGCGATTTGAATCGCCGGTTTTTGTTCCATCTCGATGACGACTCGGACTTTATCCGATTGTTTGTAGTTCTTTTCTTGCCCCGATTTCTTCAGTGAGAGCGCCTGCGGTTTTTGACCCGTCGCTTTGTCTTGCGAGGACAGTGCACCTTGCGCACTGACTAGATTGGAAGACGTCATTAAGA contains:
- a CDS encoding S8 family serine peptidase, which produces MKKKIALMAAVLMTSSNLVSAQGALSSQDKATGQKPQALSLKKSGQEKNYKQSDKVRVVIEMEQKPAIQIAQAQNKRYSTLSNAEKESIKDRLVSVQKSVKSAIAKKAIPVTYKESFTTVINGFSGEVKFGDIEDIKQLEGVKSVHIAHEYARPTVDKGAKPDMLYSKDMVNAKETWQDYGFKGEGTVVAVIDTGIDPSHKDMVLSPETKVDLTSSKVESAKETKGLKGKYFTEKVPYGYNYADHDSEIRDLGAGASMHGMHVAGTVGANGDEANGGIKGVAPETQLLAMKVFGNDPGMPSTFSDIYIKAIDDAIALGADVINMSLGSTASFVNADDPEQRAIVNAMNNGILCAISAGNSAFAGHGAGNPYTANPDIGVVGAPGLTSQALQVASLENTKLTLEGMALTIDGQDAGYLAYQKQDSPNPIAVFDKEKKDVVYVGDGQASNYEGKDVKGKLVFVVRTGDFNYSMIQAEAEKQGAAGVIVRGKIDHGDYVSMALNNPTIPLVTLSIADGNDLEAKAKEGKAIAVTFDGKAVSTDNPVAGQMSDFTSWGVTPSLDFKPEITAPGGKIYSTLNDNEYGVMSGTSMAAPHVAGGTALVMQRIAKDFKVTGATRVKLAKNILMNTSRPQLDQGKYNAQLKTGNFYSPRREGAGLMDLRAAMKTPVVITETKSGEGKASLKEVGEKFTFTLDLKNYSNEKVTYKLAGTVQSDLGAKGSNFLEANGIFKKGTIGTVDANTGTYPISFAVGSKKASSVSINPKSSTKVSVSVDLKNTTDWANELPLEQVFKNGYFVEGFVRLIDTKSKNPELTVPYVGFKGKWDQAPILDAPLYDKNNTFYGLTGLATEVKDDFEFLGTNAAGKVVANKVSFSPNNDGSADEAFPIISFLRNAKKVEYSILDRNKTTLQKLDMQTDVVKNYYDSGSEDGYTPVTSAAWDGTINGKPVKDGLYYYKVKSVIDYPNAKWQTNLFPVYVDTKKPAATVKWDAAKSTLSWTAGDQGTGVASYDILVNGKSVLKQPLAATEKAYTLTDLPERAKIAFVVKDYAGNSVKKDVNTTGVDKAVPNVQIDTPVALGLATSKVINIAGHVSDESGIKSFKINGKTVKLRFDAAQQNYAFSHDVTYTTDGVKSFKVEAYDGKGNRVAFNRQVIIDTELPTIRVTAPKTVSSKTKTAEMKIVLRDNYSELRFDFNGSAEYRRTFKEPYVMKAFKKTITKKVTLKKGKNTYNLKLKDLGGHVVTKTVVITKK